Sequence from the Paenibacillus tundrae genome:
GCTCTCTACGGTAGGTCTCAATTTTATTCTTCATGGATTTCATATCCTCGCTGTTTGATGTCAAGCTAACTTTACATCAAACATACCTCTCACCCTTCAAAATGTCAAGCTAACTTTACACCAAATCCGCACTATGAAACAGGCTGATAGAAAGTAACTCCTCTGGCCATATTCTTATCTCCTTATGATATGGTGCATTTACAAGCATAATAAATAACATAATTTCGAAAATAATGGCATTATTCGACTATTGCTTGTATTTCTCAGGCATGCAAACCCACCTTTTTATGCTATAATAAGTGCTGTTAAAAGGAGGAAGACACTGAATGGTTGATGTTAATAAGAAAAAGCCCGATGAACAGCCTGTCCGCAAACGTAGCTTCATTCGCAGACTAGGCAGTGTCGTCAAATGGATGGTCGTCCTGGGTATCATGGGTGTACTATTTGTAGGCGGCGCTTTAATGGGATACGTCAGTTCCATTGTGAAAGACGAGCCTGTCCGTTCCAGGGCCCTGATTGAACAGAAAGTCAGCGAAAACTCCATCACAGGCTTTGCTTACTTTGCCGATGGCAGTCCAATCGGTCAATTACGTACAGAAGAAGACAGACGTCCAGTCACCATTGACCAGATCCCACAGAAGGTTATTGATGCAGTTATTTCGATTGAAGACAATCATTTTTACGAACATAAAGGTGTAGACATGAACGGTACACTTCGTGCCGTAAAACAGAAAGTGCTTAAAGAGTCTGTCCAAACAGGCGGAAGCACACTTACACAGCAATTAGCGCGTCGTGTGTTCCTCAATCTAGATCGTACCGAGGATCGGAAAGTAAAAGAAATTCTTCTCTCGCTCCGTCTGGAACGTTTCTTGACAAAGGACGAAATTATGACTGCGTACTTGAACAAGGTTCCATTCGGTAATGGCTCCAGTGGATATAATGTCTATGGCATTAAGGCTGCTGCCAAAGGTTTGTTCAATATTAATGATCTAGAGAAAATAAATACGGCTCAGGCTGCTTACCTTGCTGGCTTACCACAGCTCCCCTCTTCATACTCTGCTTTTAATGGAAAAGGCGATTTTGTTGAGGATAATTTTGAGCGCGCTATTAATCGCCAGCACTTAGTTTTACGTCGAATGTTAGAACTGGGTAAAATCAATCAAACCGAATATAACGAAGCGCTTGCTTTTGACATCAAGAGCTCTCTAGCGCCCAAAACGGTTAAAGCTTACAACACTTATCCTTATCTTATGATGGAAACTGAACGACAAGCTGCTCAAATCTTGATGACGCAGTTGAATACAGATACTACCAAAGGCACAGATGAAGCTACCGACAAGGATGCAGCACCTAAAGATAGCAGTGCATTATTGGAAGAAGCTCAGCAGCAATTGCGCACAGGTGGATATCGCATTTATACCACAATTAACAAAAGTGTATACAAAACGATGCGTACCATTGCTGAAAATGACAGTAATTTTGCCGCAGACGATCCCAAAAAGGGAAAAGAACAAACGGCAGCTATGTTGATCGACCATAAGACTGGTGCCATTCTGGGCATGATCGAAGGTCGAAGCTTCCAAGATGAGCAGATGAACTACGCTACTCAGATGGTGCGTCAACCGGGTTCTGCTATGAAACCAATTGCAGCATACCTACCTGCTATGGATGAAGGTTTAGTTCAGCCGGGTTCCATTGTGGACGATTCACCAATTATTCTTAAGAATGGCCCAAGCGGATATCATATTCCGAAGAATGCAAATAATCGCTACCAAGGCCTGATCACTGCTCGTAGAGCATTGAATTACTCACTGAATACCGTGGCACTTAAGTTATTTAATGAAGACGTTGGAATTGATAAAGCCTGGGCTTTCGCCCAAAAGCTTGGCATTACCACTATTCAGAAAAACGATTATCAAGCACAAACTGGTGTTCTCGGTGGTCTTCAATATGGTGTAACCGTTGAGGAACTTACCAATGCCTATGGTGCCATCGCCAACAACGGTGTGTACAACGATTCATACATGATCAGTAAGATTGTAGACTCTAAAGGAAACATCGTATATAAACACGAAGCTGCCCCTGTTCAGGCGTTCTCCGAGCAGACGGCATACCTCATGACTGACATGCTTCGTACAGTTGTCACAGAGGGTACAGCGGATAAAGTACGTGAGAGCTACAAATATTCGAAGAGTGTACCGATTGTCGGAAAAACAGGCTCTACCCAGAACTATGCCGATGTCTGGTTTGAGGGTTACTCCCCAGATGTCACTTTGGGTGTATGGGTTGGATACAAACAGCCTGTTAACACACTAGAGACCAAGTCTCAGCGCAAACGTGCACAGCAATTATGGACTCAAATTATGAATGAGGTCATTGCCTCAGACAAAGAGTTATTTGTTACGGATAAGTTCGAGAAGCCATCAGGTATAGTAACGAAGACCGTTTCCGCTTATAGCGGCAAACTGCCTACGGCTCTGACAGACCGCTTTGTCACAGATATTTTCAATAGTAAATTTGTTCCCAAAGATAGCGATGATGGTGTCGCTAAGGCGAAGTACATCACTTACAATGGTGTGAACTACATCCCTCGTGATGAAACGCCTAGCGATATGCTGAAAGAAAAAACCGTAATTAAACGTAAAAAACCAATCTCCGATCTCATTAAAGAGTTGCAAAATGCATTCTCTCGTATGAGCCGGCATGAGTCACTTGCCTATTACCTGCCGCAGGATGCAGATTCAGACATGCCAACTCAGATTGATCCGCGACAAGATAACGGTAAAGCTCCTGATGCTCCAGGAAATGTAAGACTGTCTATGTCCAATGGCAGAGCAATCATTACATTTAACGCTACACCGGAAAGTGATGTTGTTGGGTATCGGTTGTATCGTTCTGTTAATGGCGGAGGATTCCAGAATCAAGGGCAAGTCGTCCTTACAGGGGAATCTCGATCATTTACCGCGTATGCACAAGGTGGTAGCTTCTCCTTCTACGTTACAGCAGTTGATGTAGCTGGCAGAGAGTCTGCACCAAGCGCAATTGCTACTAGTGCTGCGGTTGTAGAGCCGCCACCAGAGGAAGAAGTGAAGGAACCGATTAATGTTCCTGGAACAATCATCACGCCTGGCGAAGGATCAGACGATACTGCAGCAACTTCACCAAGCACACCGAGTCAGGTGAGTGTTACAGCTCTATCCCAAGGTATTCGTATCCAATGGGGATCAAACGCTGAAGCAGAAGGTGTACAGAGCTATTCCGTCTATTACAGCGAAACGGGCAATGCTCCATTCAACAAAATCGGCTCTACCTCAGGTACCTCGCTTGACTTCGGTGTACCGGCAACAACCAGCGGATGGTTTAAGGTCTCTGCGAGCAACAGTGCAGGAGAATCTGAACCTTCAGCAGCGGTACATTATCAACCATAAAGTTAGATCAATACGATCACACCAAACGGCCTCCTAAGTTTATCTTAGGGGGTCTTTTGTTTAACAAGTCAAAAAGCCTGATCTCTTAGACATCGCAGATCAGGCTTCTTCATGATGATATCAATTGCAATTCGGCAACTCGTGGCTTACCATATTCAACATTTAGTCTTCAATGGTGGACAGGTCTCCTGTCGGCAAATCAAGCTCCCAGGCTTTCAAGACACGACGCATAATTTTACCAGAGCGTGTCTTCGGCAATTTATCCTTGAATTCTATCTCACGCGGTGCAGCGTGGGCGGACAGGCCTTCTTTTACAAAACGATAAATCTCTTCCTTCAACTCCGGTGTCGCCTCATACCCATCACGAAGCGCTACAAAGGCTTTGATGATCTCTCCCCGTGTTACATCCGGTTTACCGATTACGCCAGCCTCAGCTACAGCAGGGTGCTCTACGAGCTTACTCTCCACCTCGAAAGGGCCGATACGCTCGCCAGACGAATTAATCACATCATCAATTCTGCCCTGAAACCAGAAGTAGCCGTCTTCATCCATATAAGCAGAGTCTCCAGATACGTACCAGCCAGAGAGCCGGAAATACTCCTCGTATTTAGCGGGGTTGTTCCAGATCTTCGCCATCATCGACGGCCATGGACTGCGTATTGCTAAATTCCCCATACTGTACGGAGGTAACTCCTGCCCACGATCATCGATAATTGCAGCTTCAATTCCGGGCAAAGGTCTTCCCATTGAACCTGGTTTAATCGGCATACCCGGATAGTTACAGATCAATTGCGCACCTGTTTCCGTCATCCACCACGTATCATGAATTCGTTGATTATACGCTTTCCAGCCCCAACGAACCACTTCAGGATTGAGCGGCTCGCCGACAGACATGACGTGACGCAGACTACTCAGATCATGCTGAGCAATCGTCTCGTCTCCTGCCCCCATCAACATCCGGAACGCCGTCGGTGCGCTGTACCAGACGGTCACTTTATTTTTTTCAATCGTACTATACCAGTCTTGTGGACTGAAACGACCTCCACGAATAACATTGGTTACCCCGTTCAGCCATGGTGCAAAAATACCATAAGACGTGCCTGTGACCCAACCAGGGTCTGCGGTGCACCAGTAAACATCATCCTGGCGTAAGTCGAGTACAACTTTGCCTGTATAATAATGCTGAACCATTGCATTCTGCACATGATATACGCCCTTCGGTTTCCCAGTAGAACCCGAAGTATAATGGATAATGAGTCCATCCTCACGAGTGAGCCATTCCACGTCCATCTCATCCGAAGCAACAGACATCTCTGCATCAAAATCAATCAGTCTATTTTCCGTCTGCTCACCACCACCAACGACAAATATATGCTTCAGCTCCGGTAATTCGGAGCGCTTAATTCGTCCAAGAAGCTCAGGTGTCGTCACAAGTGCAACTGCCCCACTGTCCTCCAATCGGTCTTTGACGGCGGTCTCCATAAAAGCTTCAAACAGCGGCCCTGCGATTGCACCCACTTTCAAGATACCCAAAAGGCTGAAATACAGCTCAGGGCTTCTCGGCATAAAAATAAATACTCGATCCCCCTTGGTCACCCCATATTTCCGTAGTACATTACCAAATCGGTTGGATTGCTCGCTAAGATCGGCAAAAGTGTATGCCTCTTCCCGTGAAGCATCACTGTATAGCAATGCCGTTCTACCGCCTCTTCCTTCCAGTACATGGCGATCTATCGCCTCATGAGCCATATTCACTTTTCCGCTGGCGTGCCACGTAAAGTGCCTTTCCACCGATTCCCAATCAAATCGGCTTCGAGCCTCCGCGTAATCGCCCAAGTTAGATTCAGACACAACCGTTTGCAGCATCTCTTCAAATGCTTGACTCATGCTTGCCAGCCTCCTTCAACTCGACATTTCGATTCCCTTAAATGGGTGACTTCTCATTGCCTTGTGTTGACTGAACTTCCAGTTAGCGCTTACATTAATAGAGAGAACATTCTCTTTATTTACTTGCTTGACCTACTGAATGAATTTTGAGCTGCACTTGAATTGTGAACATTTTTTGTCTACGCCATTATAGCAAATCTTCTCAATCATCGTCTAGGGGGAAGAAAGGAGCATGAACCATGGAACATATTAAGAAGCATCATATGCGTTCCATCTTCAAATCCGGTCACCACATCACGATTGAAGGCCCTATGCCCGCTGAGGCCATTTCACAGCTAGGTTTCCATCCGGATCTCGATGCTTTTCGGAGACCATCAGAGCAGCAGGAAGCCCTAACGGAGATTGCCGATCTGCCGGAGGGTCGTATCATTCTAGCACATGAAAATAGCATCATTATTGGTTACGTTACGTTTCATT
This genomic interval carries:
- a CDS encoding transglycosylase domain-containing protein yields the protein MVDVNKKKPDEQPVRKRSFIRRLGSVVKWMVVLGIMGVLFVGGALMGYVSSIVKDEPVRSRALIEQKVSENSITGFAYFADGSPIGQLRTEEDRRPVTIDQIPQKVIDAVISIEDNHFYEHKGVDMNGTLRAVKQKVLKESVQTGGSTLTQQLARRVFLNLDRTEDRKVKEILLSLRLERFLTKDEIMTAYLNKVPFGNGSSGYNVYGIKAAAKGLFNINDLEKINTAQAAYLAGLPQLPSSYSAFNGKGDFVEDNFERAINRQHLVLRRMLELGKINQTEYNEALAFDIKSSLAPKTVKAYNTYPYLMMETERQAAQILMTQLNTDTTKGTDEATDKDAAPKDSSALLEEAQQQLRTGGYRIYTTINKSVYKTMRTIAENDSNFAADDPKKGKEQTAAMLIDHKTGAILGMIEGRSFQDEQMNYATQMVRQPGSAMKPIAAYLPAMDEGLVQPGSIVDDSPIILKNGPSGYHIPKNANNRYQGLITARRALNYSLNTVALKLFNEDVGIDKAWAFAQKLGITTIQKNDYQAQTGVLGGLQYGVTVEELTNAYGAIANNGVYNDSYMISKIVDSKGNIVYKHEAAPVQAFSEQTAYLMTDMLRTVVTEGTADKVRESYKYSKSVPIVGKTGSTQNYADVWFEGYSPDVTLGVWVGYKQPVNTLETKSQRKRAQQLWTQIMNEVIASDKELFVTDKFEKPSGIVTKTVSAYSGKLPTALTDRFVTDIFNSKFVPKDSDDGVAKAKYITYNGVNYIPRDETPSDMLKEKTVIKRKKPISDLIKELQNAFSRMSRHESLAYYLPQDADSDMPTQIDPRQDNGKAPDAPGNVRLSMSNGRAIITFNATPESDVVGYRLYRSVNGGGFQNQGQVVLTGESRSFTAYAQGGSFSFYVTAVDVAGRESAPSAIATSAAVVEPPPEEEVKEPINVPGTIITPGEGSDDTAATSPSTPSQVSVTALSQGIRIQWGSNAEAEGVQSYSVYYSETGNAPFNKIGSTSGTSLDFGVPATTSGWFKVSASNSAGESEPSAAVHYQP
- the acsA gene encoding acetate--CoA ligase gives rise to the protein MSQAFEEMLQTVVSESNLGDYAEARSRFDWESVERHFTWHASGKVNMAHEAIDRHVLEGRGGRTALLYSDASREEAYTFADLSEQSNRFGNVLRKYGVTKGDRVFIFMPRSPELYFSLLGILKVGAIAGPLFEAFMETAVKDRLEDSGAVALVTTPELLGRIKRSELPELKHIFVVGGGEQTENRLIDFDAEMSVASDEMDVEWLTREDGLIIHYTSGSTGKPKGVYHVQNAMVQHYYTGKVVLDLRQDDVYWCTADPGWVTGTSYGIFAPWLNGVTNVIRGGRFSPQDWYSTIEKNKVTVWYSAPTAFRMLMGAGDETIAQHDLSSLRHVMSVGEPLNPEVVRWGWKAYNQRIHDTWWMTETGAQLICNYPGMPIKPGSMGRPLPGIEAAIIDDRGQELPPYSMGNLAIRSPWPSMMAKIWNNPAKYEEYFRLSGWYVSGDSAYMDEDGYFWFQGRIDDVINSSGERIGPFEVESKLVEHPAVAEAGVIGKPDVTRGEIIKAFVALRDGYEATPELKEEIYRFVKEGLSAHAAPREIEFKDKLPKTRSGKIMRRVLKAWELDLPTGDLSTIED